TCGATGATTACCATTTCCTGAATCTGGCCGGTGGTTTTCTTGACGGCGATGATCTCGGCAGCGCCAAGGCCGGAGCCAACCGTTTCCTCCATGCTCCCGTCGCAGGAAGCGATGAGCACCTGGCAGATCAGCTGCAGCGTTTTGTCGACGAGGGGAAGCTGATCATGGGGGTCTGCAACGGCTTCCAGCTGATGGTAAAGATGGGGCTGCTCCCTGGTCTCGGGAGGGAATACCGCAACCAGACCACCACCCTGACCTTCAACGACAGCGGCCGCTTCGAGGACCGCTGGGCCTATCTCAAGGTCGATCCTCAATCCCCCTGCATTTATACCCGGGGCCTGAGCGGGATCTATCTGCCGGTGCGCCACGGCGAAGGGAAATTCGTTGCCTCTTCTGAGGAAGTACTGAACGAAATCGAGAGCAAATCCCTGTCAGTGCTGAAGTATTCCGATTCGGACTATGCGGTCCCGACGATGGAATATCCCCTCAATCCCAACGGTTCGATGAACGCTATCGCCGGAATCTGCGATGAGACGGGGCGCCTGTTCGGCCTCATGCCCCATCCTGAGGCTTACGTCCACCGCACGCACCATCCCCGCTGGACCCGTGAAGAGCTCCCAGAGGAAGGGATGGGACTGTTGCTTTTCCAGAATGCCGTCCGTTTCGTCCGTGAGGAGTTGTTTTAGGGACGCGGGACGAGGAATGCGAAATGCGAAATGCGAAACCGTGGGGACGCGGGGAACTTTGACCACGTCCCTCGTTCCGCGTCCCGCGTCCCGCGTCCCGCGTCCCGCGTCCCGCGTGACGGGTATCTTTTTCCCAGCGGTTTGTGCTATATTGCCATGGTCTGGAACGGTTGGTCCGTTCGCAACTTTTTGAATTATAAGCAGATACTTACATAGAGGATCGGTGGATTGATGTTTGACAAATTCAACGACGAATGCGGCGTGTTCGGTATCTTCGGACATCCGGAGGCCGCCAATCTGACCTACCTTGGACTTTACGCCCAGCAGCACCGGGGACAGGAGAGCTGTGGCATTGTTGCCTCCGACGGACACCGCCTGAGGACTCATAAGGGAATGGGGCTGGTTGCCGACGTATTCAAGAATGATGCGGTTTTCGAGACACTCCCGGGCAAAAGCGCCATAGGCCATGTTCGGTATTCCACCGCCGGCGGCAATGATCTGAAGAATTGCCAGCCGATCATGGTCGATTACCACCGCGGCAGCATTGCCGTGGCCCATAACGGCAATCTGGTCAACGCCCAGGAAACCCGCAACCGCCTGGAACAGAAGGGTTCCATTTTCTCCACGACCTCCGATACCGAGGTGATCATCCATCTTCTCGCTCGCGCCGAGGCCGACTCTCTGGCCGACCGGCTCACCGAAGCCCTTCAGATCATCAAGGGCGCCTACAGCCTGGTCTTTCTCACCGAAACCCGCATGGTTGCGGTTCGCGACCCTAACGGCTTCCGTCCGCTGGCGCTCGGAAAGCTTGACGGGGCCTATGTCGTCGCCTCCGAGACCTGCGCCTTCGACCTGATCGAGGCGCAGTTCATCCGGGAGATCGAACCGGGGGAAATGGTCGTCATCGACAAGGACGGCCTTAAGACCTTTCATCCCTTCGGCAAGGTGGAGCCGTCGCCCTGCATCTTCGAGTTCATTTATTTCGCCCGGCCCGACAGCACCATTTTCGGCCATCAGGTTTACGGCATTCGCAAGGAGTTCGGCCGCCAGCTCGCCCGCGAACATCCCGTCAAGGCCGACGTGGTTATCCCTATCCCCGACTCCGGAGTCCCGGCGGCTATCGGCTATGCCGAGGAATCCGGCATCCCCTTTCAGTTGGGGCTGATCCGCAACCATTACGTTGGGCGCACCTTCATCGAACCCCAGCAATCGATCCGGCATTTCGGGGTAAAGCTCAAGCTCAATCCGGTGCGCGAGATCATCGAAGGGAAGAGAGTGGTGGTCATCGACGATTCCATCGTCCGGGGCACGACGGCCCGCAAAATCATCAAGATGATCCGCAATGCCGGCGCCAGGGAGGTTCACGTCCGCATTTCCAGCCCGCCGACCAGCTTCCCCTGCTACTACGGCATAGATACTCCCACCCGCAAGGAGCTTATTTCATCCTCCCATTCGCTTGAGGAGATCAACCGCTACGTCACGTCGGACACCCTCGGTTATCTATCCCTGGAGGGGTTGCTTGCGGCCGCGCGCGCTGAAGGAGGCGCCGGCAATTTTTGCGATGCCTGCTTCAGCGGCAAGTACCCGGTCAAGTTTCCTAGACTCAAGGCCGACAGCCAGCTGGGACTTTTTTAGTTTTAAGGAGGTTTTTCATGACGTCACAGGAGAGGGAAGAGCTGATGGACATCGTCCGGGAGCTCTCTTACGAACAGCGCGAGGTGACCTTGGCGTCCGGGCGCAAGAGCAATTTCTACTTCGATGGCAAGCAGACGACCCTTCACGCCAGGGGCGGCCTGCTGGTCGGCAAGGCCTTCTATGAGGAGGTCGGGAAACTTCCCGGCCCCATCCATGGGGTGGGGGGGCTGACCCTGGGCGCCGATCCCATTGCCACCGCCACCTCGATTGCTGCCTGCCTCAAGGGCGACAGCGTGGCCGCCTTCATCATCCGTAAGGAGCCCAAGGGGCATGGCACCGGTCAATGGCTCGAAGGACGCAAGAATCTGCCCAAGGGCTCCCGGGTGGTCATCGTAGAAGACGTCACGACTACCGGTGGATCCTCCATGAAAGCCGTCGAACGCGCCCGCGAAGAGGGGATGGAAGTCGTCGGCATCGTCACCCTGGTCGATCGGGAGGAGGGCGCCCGGGAGAACATCGAAGGGCAGGGGATCGCGTTGCGGGCGGTGTTCACCAAGAGTCAGGTTGTGGGGTAACCCGGGACGCGGAACGAGGGACGAGAAAAGCCAAGGGCGCCATTTCGGCGCCCTTTTTTATAGACCTGTCATCGCGTCCCTCGTCCCGCGTCCCTCGTCCCGCAGTACTCTTATTCTTCTTCCGGGATCTTGAATATCTCCAGGACGCCGGATAGGTTTCGCAGTTCGCTTTGGTCGATCGTCCCGGTCTGTCCTATCACCCCGAGGATAACCCTGTCGGCGCCGGTGGACTGGTGAAAGTCGAAATCCCGTTCGGTCAGATACTGCTTGACACCCTTCAGGTCCTCTTCCGACGCCTTTTTTTTCATCACAATCAGCATGTTGTCAGATTCCTTTCGTCCGGATTCTTTCCAGTCGCCGGGATTCGTCGATGACGCGCTCGAAGAGGCGAACGATCGCCCCGTCTTCAAGAGGCCCCGGATTACCGGCTCTCACCTTATCGAAAATAAGTTTTTCCCGTTCAGGGTCGTAGACGGGCATCCCCTTTTCCTTCTTGATCTCCCCTATGGCCAGGGCAAGCGACGCCCGCTCATTGAAGATCCTGAGAAGTTCATTGTCCAGGCGGTCGATTTCCTGCCGTATTTCGTCAATATTCAACGTTCGCTCCTGTAACGGTCAAAAGGCTTTCTGGATGATCGTGTCGCGCTTCCAGTGCGCATCATCGGTTTCAGGGTAGTCGATCGTATAATGCAGTCCGCGGCTCTCATGACGTTCCAGAGCACAGCGGATAATGAGTTCGGCCACGGTGGCGATATTGCGCAATTCGATCAGATCGGAAGTGATGTAGAAGTTCCAGTAGTAGTCGGTGATCTCTTCCTGAATCATCTGAATGCGCCGCAGAGCTCGCACCAGGCGCTTGTTCGAGCGGACGATGCCGACATAATTCCACATGCAGAGGCGGATTTCGTGCCAATTGTGAGCCACCACGACTTCTTCGTCGCTGTCGGTGGCGCTCCCCGGATCCCAGGGCTGAATGGCGGGGAAGGGGGTGAGGGAGGGAGGCTCCTCCAGGCGCTCCAGCGACCGGCGGGCGCTGCGGGCGGCGAATACGACTCCTTCGAGAAGGCTGTTGCTGGCCAGCCTGTTGGCGCCGTGCAGGCCGGTGCAGGAGGTTTCTCCTATGGCAAAAAGATTCCTCACATCCGACTCCCCCCATTTATCGACCTGGATGCCTCCGCAGAGGTAATGAGCCGCAGGAACCACCGGTATCGGCTCGGTGGTCATGTCGATGCCGTAGGAGAGGCATGTTTTATAGATGTTCGGAAAGCGGTCCCGGATATAGTCCGCCTCACGATGGGTGATGTCGAGAAAGACGCAGTCGTCGCCGTGGACCTTCATCTCATTGTCGATGGCCCGGGCCACGATGTCCCGCGGACCAAGATCCTTGAGTTCGTGGTACTGGTCCATGAAGGCCGTGCCGTCCCGACGCCGCAGAATGGCCCCTTCTCCGCGGACCGCCTCGGAGATGAGAAACGATTTGGCATGCGGGTGGAAAAGAGTGGTCGGATGGAACTGCATGAATTCCATGTTAGCGATGGTGGCTCCGGCCCGATAAGCCATGGCAACTCCGTCTCCGGTGGCAACATCGGGATTGCAGGTATAGAGATAGACCTTTCCGGCTCCGCCGGTCGCCAGCACGGTCACCCGGGCGCCGAAGGTGATGACCTCCTCACCCGCAATGTCCAGGACGTAGGCTCCCAGGCAGCGATTGGGCCGAATCCGCCGATGAGTAACTTTCGATTCCGTGATCAGGTCGATGGCGATGTGATGTTCATATATGGTGATGTTGGGGTGTTTGCGGACGGCTTCCACAAGCGCACGTTCGATCTCCTTGCCGGTGAGATCCTTGGAATGCAGGATTCGCCTCTGGCTGTGTCCCCCTTCCCGCGTCAGATCATAGGTTTCGTCGTCGTTCTTGGTGAAATTGACGCCCCAGTCGATCAGGTCCTGAATGGCTTTGGGGCCGTTTTCCACTACCATTCGGACCGTCTCCTCGTGAGAGAGGAAAGCGCCGGCGACCATGGTGTCCCGAAGATGGGAATCAAATGAGTCGTCGGCGGAAAACACCGAGGCGATCCCTCCCTGGGCCAGATTGGTGGCGGTTTCCGATATCTCCCGCTTGGTGATCACGGCAACGGTGCCGTGTTCGGCAACCTTGAGGGCATAGGATAGACCGGCGATGCCGCTGCCGATGACAAGAAAATTCGATGTGATCTTCATTGAATGTCCTGAATGTGAGTTCCGCATTCGCCAAGAGAGCGGCAGCGTCCGGGTGAAACGGCGATTAGATTCGAACCGATCGCCTCGAGTATTTGCGGGCAAAACATTATCGGACGCCATTTATTCCTTGTCAAGATTATTGCCCAAGCTAAACAGGTTGAAATACATCAGATTTTCCGCTAAGATGCGAGGATGTATTTGAAACTGGAGGGATAATGGTCAAGGTCGCTGCAGGTTTTGCGGGCCCCCTGCTGGGGCTTTTGGTTGTTCTTGTATTCCCCTCCGCCGGGTTGGGGGACATCTACAAGTACGTGGATGCCAACGGGGTGATCCATTTCACCGACAGACCCACCCATAATCAGTTCAGTCTCTACCTGAAAGAGAAGAAAAAGGAAAAGTCCGAGGTCCGCGAAATCATCAGCCGTTATGCCAGCCAGTTCCGGTTGGAAGAGGCGCTGGTCAACGCGGTCATCAAGGTTGAAAGCGACTACAATCCCACAGTCGTCTCCAGAAAAGGAGCGCAGGGGATGATGCAGCTCATGCCGCAGACGGCAAGGGAGCTGGATGTTCGGGATCCACTGAACCCGGAAGACAATATCCGGGGTGGAACCCGTTATCTGCGGCAGATGCTCGACAGGTTCAAGGATCTTGACCTTGCCCTGGCTGCTTATAATGCCGGACCCTCGGCCGTGAGCCGTTATGGCGGCATCCCTCCTTATGAAGAGACCCAGAACTACGTCATCCGGGTAAAAAAATACCTTCAACAATACCGTCAGGACCAGGAAAGCTATCTATGAGCCTTCGCACAGGGCTGCTGAATCTACCCAACCTCCTCACCCTCGGGCGGATCGCTGCCATCCCCGTGCTGGTTGTCCTTCTCCTTTTTGACAGCAAAGAAGCCGGGTTCTGGGCCGCCGCGGTTTTCGGCCTGGCGGCGATCACCGACTGGCTGGACGGCTGGTTCGCCCGCAAATGGGAGATCGTGACGGTTCTGGGCAAATTCCTCGATCCCCTTGCCGATAAACTCATCGTGATGGCAGCCTTCATCATGCTCATCCCCATGGGACGTGTTCCCGCCCTGGCGGTGTTTCTGATTCTTGCCAGGGAGATGGTGGTCACCAGTCTGCGTTCCATCGCATCGTCCGAGGGGATCATCATCGCTGCCAGCGACCTGGGCAAATACAAGACAATCTTTCAGATGACAGCAATTCCAGGGCTTCTGCTGCACTACGATTACTACTGGTTCTTTGGAGTCAGGTGGGAGATTTTTCACGTCAACATGCATAATTTCGGTATTTTCTTCTTTTACGTCGCCTTCGCCATGGCCATGTGGTCAGGGGGGGACTATCTGGTTAAATTCTTTAAAGTTATTGCCCGGTAAGCGGTTTGGCGCCAGGGATAATTTTTTCCGAATTTTTTGTTGACTTGGGAAAAGCCATTTGGTATTAATAAGCCCGCTCGCGACAGCGGGCGGCAAAATGAGCGGGAATAACTCAGTGGTAGAGTGCAACCTTGCCAAGGTTGAAGTCGCGGGTTCGAATCCCGTTTCCCGCTCCAAAAAATAATCAAGCCCCCAGATCCGAAAAGATCCTGGGGGCTTTTTGCGTTCGAAATTGTCAGGTGTCAACCCCTCTGTATCCGGAGGGGTTTTTTTTATTGCTGCAGATACAGAATGACGGTCAGGGACAGGGCGCTCAGCATGGTGGTGGCGAAGATGGCTCCGGCCAGCAGGTCGGGACGGGTATTGAAGCGCAGGCAGTAGAGGAGGGGGAGCACGGCCGAGGGGGTGCTTGTCTGCAGGATCACGACGTCCCTGGTAAGGCCCTTTATACCGAGCAGGGTTGTGATCCCCCAGGCGACAAGCGGGGCCAGAAGGAGGCGCAGCAGGACGGATACGGAAATAAAGCCGGTATTCCCCTGCAGCCGGGTCCGGGCCAGCTGCATGCCCAGAAGCACCAGCATCAGGGGAATGGCTGCCTGCCCCAGAAGGGTGATGGCTCGAAGAAGAAATTCCGGGATCTCCCAGTCGAGATATTTGAGGCAAAAGGCCAGAAGGACGGCGTGGAAAATCGGTATCTTGCACGTATTCAGAAGGACGCGGCCGAGCGGCGCCTTGGATCCCTGGGCGATCATGATGGCGACGGTGCCCAGCGAGAGATTGAACATCACGAAGATCAGGATGGAGGCTTCCAGACCGCGGTCGCCAAAGGCAAAGTAGGCCAGGGGCAGACCGAAATTGCCGACATTCATCATAGCTGTGCCCAGGCACAGGGCTCCGCGGGCGTCACCCTCCATTTTCAGAAGGCGTCCGGTCAGATAGGCCATGGCCAGCAGCGCGGCGGTATACAGAATCATGAAGAGGAATAGGTCCGAGGCCATGGCAAAGGAGATTTCACGCGCGACCAGTGCGGAGAAGACCAGGCAGGGGCTGAACAGGTAAAGGGAGACATCGGAGAGGGGGCCCAGTGGGAGGTCCGTTCGTTTTTCAAGGATATAGCCGGCCAGGATGATCAGAAACACCGGCAGGATGATCTGGACGAAGAGCATGAA
This is a stretch of genomic DNA from Desulfuromonas sp. TF. It encodes these proteins:
- a CDS encoding phosphoribosylformylglycinamidine synthase subunit PurQ; protein product: MAKEVRAMVIAGNGTNCEREVANACRLAGAEVVDIVHIAELLAGRARLDDYHFLNLAGGFLDGDDLGSAKAGANRFLHAPVAGSDEHLADQLQRFVDEGKLIMGVCNGFQLMVKMGLLPGLGREYRNQTTTLTFNDSGRFEDRWAYLKVDPQSPCIYTRGLSGIYLPVRHGEGKFVASSEEVLNEIESKSLSVLKYSDSDYAVPTMEYPLNPNGSMNAIAGICDETGRLFGLMPHPEAYVHRTHHPRWTREELPEEGMGLLLFQNAVRFVREELF
- the purF gene encoding amidophosphoribosyltransferase, which produces MFDKFNDECGVFGIFGHPEAANLTYLGLYAQQHRGQESCGIVASDGHRLRTHKGMGLVADVFKNDAVFETLPGKSAIGHVRYSTAGGNDLKNCQPIMVDYHRGSIAVAHNGNLVNAQETRNRLEQKGSIFSTTSDTEVIIHLLARAEADSLADRLTEALQIIKGAYSLVFLTETRMVAVRDPNGFRPLALGKLDGAYVVASETCAFDLIEAQFIREIEPGEMVVIDKDGLKTFHPFGKVEPSPCIFEFIYFARPDSTIFGHQVYGIRKEFGRQLAREHPVKADVVIPIPDSGVPAAIGYAEESGIPFQLGLIRNHYVGRTFIEPQQSIRHFGVKLKLNPVREIIEGKRVVVIDDSIVRGTTARKIIKMIRNAGAREVHVRISSPPTSFPCYYGIDTPTRKELISSSHSLEEINRYVTSDTLGYLSLEGLLAAARAEGGAGNFCDACFSGKYPVKFPRLKADSQLGLF
- the pyrE gene encoding orotate phosphoribosyltransferase gives rise to the protein MTSQEREELMDIVRELSYEQREVTLASGRKSNFYFDGKQTTLHARGGLLVGKAFYEEVGKLPGPIHGVGGLTLGADPIATATSIAACLKGDSVAAFIIRKEPKGHGTGQWLEGRKNLPKGSRVVIVEDVTTTGGSSMKAVERAREEGMEVVGIVTLVDREEGARENIEGQGIALRAVFTKSQVVG
- a CDS encoding chorismate mutase — its product is MNIDEIRQEIDRLDNELLRIFNERASLALAIGEIKKEKGMPVYDPEREKLIFDKVRAGNPGPLEDGAIVRLFERVIDESRRLERIRTKGI
- the nadB gene encoding L-aspartate oxidase, with product MKITSNFLVIGSGIAGLSYALKVAEHGTVAVITKREISETATNLAQGGIASVFSADDSFDSHLRDTMVAGAFLSHEETVRMVVENGPKAIQDLIDWGVNFTKNDDETYDLTREGGHSQRRILHSKDLTGKEIERALVEAVRKHPNITIYEHHIAIDLITESKVTHRRIRPNRCLGAYVLDIAGEEVITFGARVTVLATGGAGKVYLYTCNPDVATGDGVAMAYRAGATIANMEFMQFHPTTLFHPHAKSFLISEAVRGEGAILRRRDGTAFMDQYHELKDLGPRDIVARAIDNEMKVHGDDCVFLDITHREADYIRDRFPNIYKTCLSYGIDMTTEPIPVVPAAHYLCGGIQVDKWGESDVRNLFAIGETSCTGLHGANRLASNSLLEGVVFAARSARRSLERLEEPPSLTPFPAIQPWDPGSATDSDEEVVVAHNWHEIRLCMWNYVGIVRSNKRLVRALRRIQMIQEEITDYYWNFYITSDLIELRNIATVAELIIRCALERHESRGLHYTIDYPETDDAHWKRDTIIQKAF
- a CDS encoding lytic transglycosylase domain-containing protein; this encodes MVKVAAGFAGPLLGLLVVLVFPSAGLGDIYKYVDANGVIHFTDRPTHNQFSLYLKEKKKEKSEVREIISRYASQFRLEEALVNAVIKVESDYNPTVVSRKGAQGMMQLMPQTARELDVRDPLNPEDNIRGGTRYLRQMLDRFKDLDLALAAYNAGPSAVSRYGGIPPYEETQNYVIRVKKYLQQYRQDQESYL
- the pgsA gene encoding CDP-diacylglycerol--glycerol-3-phosphate 3-phosphatidyltransferase codes for the protein MSLRTGLLNLPNLLTLGRIAAIPVLVVLLLFDSKEAGFWAAAVFGLAAITDWLDGWFARKWEIVTVLGKFLDPLADKLIVMAAFIMLIPMGRVPALAVFLILAREMVVTSLRSIASSEGIIIAASDLGKYKTIFQMTAIPGLLLHYDYYWFFGVRWEIFHVNMHNFGIFFFYVAFAMAMWSGGDYLVKFFKVIAR
- a CDS encoding AEC family transporter — translated: MLFVQIILPVFLIILAGYILEKRTDLPLGPLSDVSLYLFSPCLVFSALVAREISFAMASDLFLFMILYTAALLAMAYLTGRLLKMEGDARGALCLGTAMMNVGNFGLPLAYFAFGDRGLEASILIFVMFNLSLGTVAIMIAQGSKAPLGRVLLNTCKIPIFHAVLLAFCLKYLDWEIPEFLLRAITLLGQAAIPLMLVLLGMQLARTRLQGNTGFISVSVLLRLLLAPLVAWGITTLLGIKGLTRDVVILQTSTPSAVLPLLYCLRFNTRPDLLAGAIFATTMLSALSLTVILYLQQ